The Salvia miltiorrhiza cultivar Shanhuang (shh) chromosome 2, IMPLAD_Smil_shh, whole genome shotgun sequence DNA window GATTTGGAGACAATCCAAATAATTTAACTGAGCTGATCAGGAAACTAAGTATCCTCTTTTGTAGGTCCTACAAGATAAGTTCTCAATTAACTTAAACTCATAGTCCTTAAATAAACCTTAATCTTATAGTGAAacgcttaatattctatgattcacttggtcgggatttcaaaatttaataaataaatatttgaaaactaaatctcttgagttaaggacaccaacaatatccttactcatttttcttcaataattgattttatattaaattgaggtttattataaagaaaaagaagaaaaagtcATCCCTTGAAGGCACaaaaacgcagactaagggcacaaatCTCCGAAAGAGATGAGAAAACTAAGTAGACAAGGACAGCTCAAAATTGGAATTCAGGATAATCttccatttcatccgaccaacgtccaTGAACAATATTATTCATTGCCTGCATACTGGGTCTATTGGAAAGGTCAACCATAAAATCCCTCGGCTTGTAACCTATTTCTTTTGCATTCCTGAGGCGACTTTTAAGGCAACCTTCTGGAACTGCATGTACTGGCTCGTTTACCTTTCCTGAACCCTTTGGACGCCCACGTCCACGCTTCTGCTCCGTGATCAACTGCATCCCCTGAgaaacctgctcctctaaccgattTATACGGATAGCAATATCCTCTGGAGTAGTATTTGTCTGCTTATCCCCATGAACTTCCTTAATTGGAGAGTTAACCTCCACCGATTGCTGCTCCGTCATAACTTCTCCAGTCTCTTCCGGTACTGGGGAAGGGGTTTCCCGTATATCATCATGCGTCGCATGACCCACCTTATCCGCAATAATCGTCTCCTCCTCCTCATAGCTATACCCACTGAAAGGCTTGTCATAAACCGATACCTGGACCAGCTTCGTAACAGCCGGCAGCAAATCTGGCTCGGCCATTCTCCCAGGAGACCTCTCAAGAAACTCCGACCCCGATATATTAACGCCAGTCCTATCTGCGAGAGTCTCCTCATGAGTCTGGGGACTCAATCCCATGTTGCTAGCCATTTTCGGGGCGCCTATATCCAAAAAGGTCTCCGCATTATTCTCCGAGTCGAGAGCCTGAAACGTATTTTGCGTCTCCACAACCTCTGTCTCAAGAATCGGAACAACCATCTGCTTTTTCACCGCCTGTTTAGTAACCTTCGACCAAACTGCAACAGGTTTATCCTGAGTCTGCCCCAAGTTAGAAGCCATCTTCGTGCTCTTGTTCCTATTTTCAGCATCAGACTCAAAAGGAGTTGCGACATTCTGATCCGCTTCCGGAGTTTCTTTACTATCCTGGTTGTCCTTCTTCATAAGCTTTTTACATTTTTCCACCTGATGACCAGTGATGCGGCAATTCGAGCAAAAGAAAGGCAATTGTTCATAGCTAAACTCGACATGGAAAGGATGTTCACAATCTATAAGCATCGATTCCTGCAGTGGTTGAGCGAGATCCACTTCAATTAGCACACGAATGAAATGGCCGACCTCTCCATGAGCCGAAACACCATCAATTTTGATTGGAAAACCAATAATTCGAGCAATTGCTGTTATTATCTCAGGATCCCAAAACTCATTCGGAAGAAAATAAATCCGAACCCAAACTTGACATATCGAAGAAACttccttgtagggattgaaaCATGGAACCCAATCGCGTAGGCGGATGGAACCCGCAGCAAAATCCCAAACAAATTTAGCTTTAGCAAGTTTTTTATCTTCAAGAGTAGAGAATTTCATGGTGAAGAAACCCTTACCCAAAGTGAGAAGCTTCCACTCTGACCTGATGCCCCACAAAATGTTGAGTTCATGCTTCAACTGAAGCGTCGATTGAGGTTTGCTTCCTTTTCTTAGAAACACCCTTCCAATAACAGAGAATTCGAATTTAGCAATACGTTTTTGGTACATCTGTTTCGGAATGGTGAGAGAGAACCCATCGGCGAGTTTCGCAGCCTTAAGAGCTGAGAATTTATACGCTGGTAGATCAGGAGGTCGATCGACCCTTTGGTGCATGAGGGAGGCGTAGGAGACCTTACCCTCTGGTTGTTGTATGATGACAGCAGACGGAATCGTAGTGGTAGTCCCAGACCCAGAAAGGTTATCCGACAAACAGGCCTCGACGGATTTTAATCTCCCCTGCGCCAAATCCCTCGGCTGATAGTTGTTTGAGATTTGTGGCAGGCGCAGAGTATCTGGTTTTTCATTGATAATAGGAAAGTCGCGGGCTCTTGAAGCAGTCGGCAACATAGAGGCGGCAGTCAGATTTAGATTGGCGGTGCCGGTGATAGGCGGCGTCGGTGAGCAGTTATTGACGGACATGGTGGCTAGGGTATTCGAGAATTAGAGAGAATTAGGGTCTGCATTTTTTCAATAATTGATTTTATAAATCAAACCAATTAAAACATATATGATTTTATTAGCGAaatatataatgcaaatcatttcatgctcaactcatataataagtaattgtacttaatatatgcacataatattaatatatataatattatgcaATCATTCATTAAAGCAATTGATTAATCAAATCTAAATACATGTCAAGCTCAAAAATCAAATAAGGGCAAGTCATactctttaaaaataaaagtgtcaattaattaaaatctgaatcCCAATTTAAATGAGATATGGAGTCCATAACAGAGCCCAAATAATTAAATGAGGTAGTCCacttgataaaaaataataaagcccaagttttaaataaaatctgagCCCAATTGAAAAGAATTCGTAGCCCATAAGAGGCTCCAAATTAATTAGGGCAAGGCccaaattctttcttttaatttttaaaacacacacacacaaacacacacacacgcagctGCGCagcagcccccccccccccccctcttctctctctctctctctcggacgatCTGTCCGCTGCCACTGCCGTTCAACGgcccgtcgccgccggcgagcggcgtgGCTCTCCCTTCTTCGGCATCTCTCCTCTCCCTGACCCCTGGtcctctctcaccctctcgccTCTATCTGTCTATCTGCCGTAAACAGGACGCACGCCGCCGTCAAAGCGgtgcaccgccgccgcctccgtcgtCGGATCTGCCGCGTCAAGACCACGGCCACCACCTTTCCTCCCTTCCCTCGTTCTCACCTTCTCTCTAATTCTCactgactcacacacacacacacgcacacgcacgcagacacggcgtaagccgcgccgccgcgTCGTCCTCTTCTTCGCCGGTGGACAGACGGCCAGGAGCCGCCGCCTCCGTCGTCCGTCGAATTCAAAGGTAAGCCCTAATTCTCttatccttttctttttcccttttctaaattaaaaaaatctgaaaactcatctcccttccccctctttggcagatcggaagccaccgcggctccgtcgccgtccgtcGACCGCCGGCGACGAAGAGTCACCATGGCTGCCCTCTTCCTCTCTCGACTCACACATGCAAAACAGGGGTTCAAGCCTCATATTCAGTTCATAAAATAGCATAGGGTTCCTCTTAAGCAACTATCATACTTATATTGTAATTGATCAATTGTAAACTGTACACAAACATTCATTCATGTAAATTAATCCTTCATGTAATTTCAGTTCACATGTCATATCTTGTAAACACATAGAGAAATATCAAGAAATTGTATGAGGCTTTGGTGGTTCGCTGCACAGGTTAACTGAAATAAGCTTAAGGAGAAAAACCTTAAGATATGTGGTGTATGTTGTTGTCTGAATCTGAGAATCTGCTGTGTAAACTTGGGCTGCAGGAGATGAGATTTCAGAATGAATCTGTTGAAACTTTGAAGTTGattgattgttggatttgtgGTGAGGAAGAACTTGATGAATGCTCCTGTATGAACTTGGCTTTGCGAAAACAACTTGGGTGGAATATGAGTGAAGGAGAACTTGGTTGCATTCTCTTTTGAATTGGCAGAGGAGTTGCCTTAAGCAAAGTTGAGTTGGGAGTTGAAAGTCTCTTTTAGGCTGGGCGGCTAGTAGGTAGGTTGGGCGGCTAGTATGTAGGGTGGAGTATAGGTAGGGTGGCTAGTTGATTGGACAATTAAAACTTCAGGGTTAAATTATGTGAACTGTAAAATTCTTCAGGGTTCGCGTATTAAAAGCTCGtgtaaatgcttgaatgcttaattaaataaatatgaaattcatataaattaaaataaatgaattttacAAAAGTTCTTTTGTAAATGATTTTGttggaattttaaaaaataaattatttctcttTACCCGGCAGTGAATTATCTTAACttctaaaatcaaaattactctaaatttagctatgAGAAGACGGGGTGTCGCAATCCttcccccttaaaaaaatttcgtcctcgaaatttcgaACTTCTGAGTATCATTCTCACCTTGTAGCTATCATATATTCTTTCTGGTTCGTAGTGACTGTACTAGAATAATATGCTTGCTTTTCTGATTCAACATCATCCCAAATGATAACTTATTATCACTACGAATTTCACTTATTCTAGTACGTCAATTCTTTATGGTCGTACCTTCCACATCTTCTGGTGCTTGAGCTTGTTGTTGTCGGTCAAGTGCATATGCTCTTCCTATTTGAATTGGCCTTTGGCCTCGTTTTCTCCCTTGATTCTGAATATGCTGTTGAGGTCTGCGTGGGGTTCCTGAGCATTGTCGAGCAAAGTGACCATTATCTCCACATTTGTAACAAGCATCGCTCCCAGCTTTGCAAACTCCGAAGTGATTTCTGTGGCAATTCTGGCAAAACGGTACTTGTTGCTGGGTATTTCGCTCTTCTTGTTGGTTTTGCTGCATTTGTTGATCAGTCCCTTgccattttctttttcgtttgtTGTTGTTGTCGACACGCTTATTGTCTTGAATAAGTGTTTTCATTTCTTCTGGCATCATAGCTTCAATATCTAGTGCTCTGCTCAAGGATTGAGCATATGTTAGTGTTCCTTAACTAGCCAAGGGCATTCCTATCTCGTGTCGTAGACCTCGCCTGAACTTCTCAGATCTTTTCTCCTCAGTATCCACCAAGTGTGGAGCGTAGCGTGATAACTGGACAAATAGTCTGTCGTACTCAGTGACATATTTATTCTCTTGTCGAAGATTCCAGAATTCTGCTTCTTTCTTGATTCGATAACTCTGAGGAATATACTTCTCGTACAACTCTGCTTTGAAATTTTCCCACGTGTATTCCTCCCATTGTTGTGGCGACAATGTCCTTTGCACTGACTCCCACCAGTAGTCGGCCTCGTCTGTTAGTTGAAATATAGTACATGTCAAACGCTCCTTGTCAGTAAGACCCATGCAGTCGAAGATTCGCTCCAAGCACCGTATCCATTTTGCTGCATCCATTGGATCTCCCATTCCATTGAAAGTGGGTGGGTTGTGCTTTCGGAACCTTTCACTTGCTCTACGTTCTGGTGCACCAGGTTCCTCAGCGTTAGGTACCCTTCCTCCTTCCCCAGCCATTTTCTGCAGTAACAACTTGATTAGTGAAAGCTTAACGACATCGAAAAATATTTGAGCAAAAACAACGAGGTATGTTGCAAGAGAGACAACAACACACATCAAGGCGTGAATGAACGACTTATACATCAAGGTATGAAGATTTATGTTTATGTGCCTCAAAAGAAGGCTCTCAAGggtatttagaaaaaaaataaggtcTTTCCGAAAGGATTTATATAGATATCCAAAATATCAAGGCTTTTGAACACAAGAAATAAGGCTCTTCAAGGATTTATATATAGGATACATATATGTCCAACAGTATTGGGGCTTTTAATCGAAAGAAAATAAAGGTCTACAATAATAGGTTTACGTTTAgaaagtgtatatatatatagatatttggTAACTCTATTATATAGTGGGATATTATGCTTGTAGCTTCAAATTCTTGTTAGCTTGTGGTGAGGTTCTGTTAGTTCCATTCCACCTATCTTTTTTGATTGGTACACGTTCTTGTGACGTCCTTGAGTCGTTTATACTTGTAGAGGGCGTGGTACCATTTATGCGTCGTTCAGCTTATCTTCGGCTCGTTCCTTTATGTCTTGTTCTTCTCTTTTGTCTTCTGTGATCTATCtttctaaattctaaacttCTATGTTCTATCTCTTCGTATGATGTCTTTCTATGTTCTGTCTGCCTTCGTTCTATCTTTCTATTCAAGCATTCTAAGTTATATGTGCTTCCGTTGAGCACTCTAAGTTTTTCTTGATTCTTCTATAGCACTTCATGCTAGGAGTCTATCTCATAAGATTCTCATGCTACTATCTAGTGCATTTCTCTAACTACGAGAAAATTACACCTGTCTGAACTAATAACTGAGGCGACAAACTAGGTCTGCCTACTAATAGCTGCTGGTCATAAAGACGTAAAATCATTATGACAATTTCACTGACTGTTCTGACTGTAACATATAACTGATTTTGGAGTCAAAGCTCAAATGCTGGTCATAAAAATATGACAACTTTCTGGTTATATAAATGAATATAACAAATCTTTCTGGTCATACAAACATGACAAACTCTCCggtcatataaatatatatgacaaTCTTTCTGGTCataaaaacatgacaaactttttGGTTATTCAAGCTAAAGCTCAAAATAACATCTTTCTGGGAATCTAGTTGTAAAATAATACAACAAActgaaatattttcttttaacaaGAACTCTTGCTTTTAAAACCACTTTAAATACTTGTACGCACTTTAAgtaaaaaattgttaaaatcGCGTACCTTTCTTTCTTGAGAGCGGTGTGAATGCGAGCTGAGGGTTGCTGTGTagcttagaagtctagagatgcTATTCTAGACTCAACATCAATGAAATAGCGGTCTCAGAGCCAAGAActttcgctctgataccatttgtAACAGCCCTGATTTCCCGGGAGAAAAAGAAATGGGCTATGAGACAGGACTACTAAGCTTTACTTGAATAAAATAGGTAATGTGCCCTGAGGGTTGGGCATTATGCCGTATTTAATGAAAACAAGTACGACATTATAACATAATTATTCTCCCTATCAGGATCGGAAGTTCGAAGGTCTGAGACCAAGACAACGTCTCATACTAAGCACATGATATATGCGGAAAACAATTGCTAAGAAAGTGATGGAGAGTGAattaattcatataaaaatatgaataaagtaTTAACATAGTTGGGCATCAGATAATATTCACTAAGTGAATTTATTTCAGCGGGAGTAAACATAGCATTTCTTCAAAATCCATAGCAACAACCCTTCCTCAGCCTCGCACGTCACCACCAGCTGCTCAAtctgcaaaaggttttgaaaacaattgcagggctgagtactagtgtactcaGTGGGTTGAgccatttaaaaatattttaaaaatcatttaCTGAAAAAGATAATTCATGCCTTAAACAGTATAACACagaatattttttaaagtgAGTCATACCATGCATACTAAAATAATCAGAGCTCATATCTTCTTGGCGTGCTATCTATTGGGCGTGCTATCTACAACTGGTTGTCATCGAATCTCTCGAGACAACAGGTTCTGGTGTACGTACACAATTCTGGTTAGCAGAGCTAACAAAGTTCTGGTTGGCGAAGCCAACAATGTTCTGGTAGAAGCAATAACCAATAGAGAGCATATATATTTTAAGCATGAACCATCCACTTTAactgtaatacccgggcttttgatgacgtgtttaattgcttgagtttgagtaattagggtttagatcccctgtttgatttactttgtaaagagatgaggagttatacgaagttttcttgttatttttaagatgttgagatgttcttttaatgatgtgaggatgatgtgagattttatatccgtatttgagtttgagtatttgaataattcgagataattatttgaatgagaacgatgaactcggaagtgaaatctgagtccgttaagatgtttttgaaatttttgactttttgacgatgaatagtaaaatactgctatttcgtctttttgtcgactttcaaaatcttaagtgcacgtcgtcgagaaatattcttagtttttcgatacgagtccaataatgaaagtttttatttttggacgatgagtgaatagtaaatcgggatttctcgataaacgtgtagatctcgtttatcagaatttcgagaacgagcttgtattttctatatttatattgaattacgagtgtaataaaagtgagtaggagttgagagggcgagtaacgaagagtatgggtagttagtcgttaaaacgagacgagacgagacgaaacgagatatttaacgactaaatatctaggcctaccctaccaaaaccaccccccaaccgcccactACCCTTAACTCACGctgcacacaacacacacacactaatttGTGCTGCACACACACTAaaacacattagaaacacacacacacttcacgtaacaccattgttgagaagcttgagcttttgagctccgatttgagtgccgagacgagccccgatcatcttttcgatcacgtatttaagtaggtaacatctctacctacgttttgatggttttcttttcaattttcgtcgacgtcgaaaaacgtcgattctcgactttattttgaaacgacgtcggatcgtcgtgaaattttagtatgttgttcttgggtagatgttgagcatgtttaatgaagagagtaagaacgg harbors:
- the LOC131008142 gene encoding uncharacterized protein LOC131008142, encoding MAGEGGRVPNAEEPGAPERRASERFRKHNPPTFNGMGDPMDAAKWIRCLERIFDCMGLTDKERLTCTIFQLTDEADYWWESVQRTLSPQQWEEYTWENFKAELYEKYIPQSYRIKKEAEFWNLRQENKYVTEYDRLFVQLSRYAPHLVDTEEKRSEKFRALDIEAMMPEEMKTLIQDNKRVDNNNKRKRKWQGTDQQMQQNQQEERNTQQQVPFCQNCHRNHFGVCKAGSDACYKCGDNGHFARQCSGTPRRPQQHIQNQGRKRGQRPIQIGRAYALDRQQQAQAPEDVEGTTIKN